The Puniceicoccus vermicola genome segment GAAACGGCATGCGTTCCACAACTTATTGCAGAAATTACGACCGAGAACCACGCGCTCGTTGCTAAAGCGGATGTCTTGCCCCTTCGGCGCGATACTCATGATCCCGAAGCGGAGACCATCGGCCCCAAACTCTTTGATCAGGTCGAGCGGGTCGGGAGAGTTCCCGAGGGATTTCGACATTTTGCGCCCATCGAGGTCGCGAATGATGCCCGTAAAATAGACATCGCGGAACGGGATGCGTTCCTTGATCTCCTCGACAGTCAGAGTCTTCTTTTCCTCTCCCGCGAACTCGAGCCCGGCCATAATCATGCGGGCGACCCAGAAGAAGATGATGTCCGGACCCGTGACGAGAGCCGAGGTCGGATAAAAGCTCTGATATCCCTTTTGAGACATTGCTTGCTCATCCGGCCAACCGAGCGTAGCCAGCGGCCAGAGCCAGGAAGAGGCCCAAGTGTCGAGAACGTCGTCGTCCTGTTCCCAGTTCTCGGGATCTTGAGGACCGTCGACGGAAATGTGCCAGTTCGCCGGATCGGAACGATCGGCATCCTTGCGATACCACACTGGGATGCGATGTCCCCACCACAGCTGGCGGCTGATGCACCAGTCGCGAATATTTTCCAACCAGTGCAGGTAGGTCTTCTCCCAACGCTCGGGGAAGAACCGAATGTGGCCGTCGCGAACAGCGGCCTTCGCCTCCTCCACTTTGGGATATTTCAGGAACCACTGCTCGGACAGGCGAGGCTCGATCGGCACATCGGCCCGCTCGGAGAACCCAACATTATTTTCGTAGTCCTCCTCACGGATGAGAAGGTCCAGCTCCTTGAGCATGTTCGCGGCCGCCTTGCGGGCTTCGAAGCGATCCATGCCAGCAAACGGCTCGCCGGCGAGTTCGTTGATATGACCATCCGGAGTGAAAACATCGATAACCTCGAGGCCATTACGGTTGCCGATTTCGAAGTCGACCGGATCGTGGGCCGGAGTCACTTTGAGGACCCCCGTTCCAAATTCGCGATCAATCGAATCGTCGGCTACAATCGGAATCGCCGCCTTCGGGAACGGACGCCAGACCTGCTTCCCGATCAAATGCTTGTAGCGCTCGTCCAACGGATGAACGGCAACCCCCGAGTCCCCCATGATGGTTTCCGGACGGGTGGTGGCGATCTCGAGGTATTCCCCCGGAGTATCGACCAGCTCATACCGCATGTAGTAGAGCTTGCTCTTCTGCGGCTTCATGATCACCTCTTCGTCCGAGAGAGCGGTAAGGCTCGCCGGGCACCAGTTGACCATCCGTTTTCCACGGTAAATCATTCCTCGCTCGTAAAGGAGGACAAAGGCCTTGATTACGGCCTTGCTGTAATCCTCATCCAGCGTGTGGACCGTACG includes the following:
- a CDS encoding valine--tRNA ligase, with protein sequence MAEIPKAYDPQDVEDRLYAEWLQDGCFTGAAEEGDETYTIMIPPPNVTGVLTMGHVLNNTIQDILIRRHRQLGQSALWLPGTDHAGIATQARVERELRKEGKTRHDLGREKFLEKAVDWRDKHGGIILQQLKKLGASCDWDRTVHTLDEDYSKAVIKAFVLLYERGMIYRGKRMVNWCPASLTALSDEEVIMKPQKSKLYYMRYELVDTPGEYLEIATTRPETIMGDSGVAVHPLDERYKHLIGKQVWRPFPKAAIPIVADDSIDREFGTGVLKVTPAHDPVDFEIGNRNGLEVIDVFTPDGHINELAGEPFAGMDRFEARKAAANMLKELDLLIREEDYENNVGFSERADVPIEPRLSEQWFLKYPKVEEAKAAVRDGHIRFFPERWEKTYLHWLENIRDWCISRQLWWGHRIPVWYRKDADRSDPANWHISVDGPQDPENWEQDDDVLDTWASSWLWPLATLGWPDEQAMSQKGYQSFYPTSALVTGPDIIFFWVARMIMAGLEFAGEEKKTLTVEEIKERIPFRDVYFTGIIRDLDGRKMSKSLGNSPDPLDLIKEFGADGLRFGIMSIAPKGQDIRFSNERVVLGRNFCNKLWNACRFRQMSGSVEAVHSVPELLGRIDTEQLDLQDQSILGRLLDTIRMVDEAYEAYSFSGITQHIYSFFWNDFCDWYVEVSKGKVRNPDAQATCLAIQDLILRQTLLLLHPFCPFITEELWHLLGFGEKGSHIQDALPMTSDELENALGEAGLKLDRGAVAQVDEIREAVTLLRSLKADYQLSNKKDVKIMVEESTLTLDGDAREVFGVIEALGGFSDIETVSESPDGAPAIVTPLGTFHLDLSSSLDVEAEQDRLNKELAKLDKVIMGTRKRLENSSFVDKAPEAVVEGARRQLEENERKRAEIERLLASLG